The genomic region TTCTTCTGTCTTCTCCCCCGCCATATCGATTTCGTCACCGCCCTGGTACCGGGGGTGCTGTGTTTTTGCTTCAAGGAGGGGGAAGAAAACTTCGCCGCGGTGGACGAAGGCGTATTGGTGAAGCGCGGTCGGGAAGTATTCGTCTCCACCTTCAATGGCGTCAGAGGCAGCGACTTGAGACAATTGCAGACCTTGGTCGAGGAACGCTTCCTGGCGCTTAATGAGCACGAGCGCAAAGTGCGCTCGGCCTTGGCCCGGCTCGAGGCGGGGACTTTACGGGGTTTCTTCGAGCTTCAGGAGAGGATGCATGAATAAAAGTCCTTATGTTTCCGTACGGGGCAAAAAGACAGTGGCGCTGGCGTGACGGAGGAAATCAGCACGCACACGATTTGGACCTTGCTGCTCGGGCTGACGGTGATCGCCTCGGGGCTGATCGAGGCGGGTTTCACCCGCCTTAGAATTCCCGCATTGGTAGGCTATTTATTGCTGGGCCTGTTGTTAAGATTCATTGATAGCCGGTGGGGAATACTGGACCCACCCACCCGTAACGCCGTCCAATTCCTTGCCGATATCGGCGTCGTCGCTCTCTTGTTCCGAGTGGGGTTACAGAGCCATCCAGGAGCATTAGCGCGCAAATTACCCCAAGCCATGAAGATCTGGCTCGGTGACGTGAGCGGTTCCGCTCTGCTCGGATTTGTGACCAGCTATTATCTGCTCGAGTTTGCGCTCATTCCGTCCTTGATCATAGCGACCGCACTTACCGCTACCAGCGTCGGCGTTTCGGTGGCCGCCTGGCAGAGCCGTTACGCGATCGACTCCGACAACGGTCGGCTGTTGGTGGATGTGGCCGAGCTCGATGATATTTCGGCGGTGGCATTGATGGCCTTGTTGTTTGTCTTGATTCCGACGCTACACGATGCCAAAACCGGGGTCGTATCGACGTTGGCAGCGACCGGTGCCAGCTTCGCCGCCAAATTCGTCCTGTTCATCGCCGGCTGCTACTTGTTCTCGCGCTATGTGGAACCCTGGTTGACCCACTTCACTGCACACCGGGAGCCGAAGCCGCAACGCATGCTCACCGTGATCGGCGTAGGTTTCGTGATCGCCGCCTTGGCCAATTGGCTGGGATTTTCCCTGGCCATCGGCGCTCTGTTTGCGGGACTGGTCTTTAGCCGCGACCCGAAGGCCATCCAAACAGAAAAATCATTCATCGATATTTATGCTTTCGTCACCCCATTTTTTTTCATCAATATCGGCTTGGGGGTCAACCCCGGGCAAATTGTCGCAGGAACGGGACTGGGCTTAATATTGCTACTTGCGGCGGCGGCCGGGAAATTCATCGGGGCGGGAACACCCGCCTTGATCACCAGCGGCGCGACCGGTGCCGTCCTAATCGGCATCAGCATGATCCCGCGCGCGGAAATCACCATGATCGTCATCCATCAAGCCCAGCGGCTGGGAAATTGGGCCCTGCCGCAAGAAATCTACGCCGGCATAGTGTTCGTCAGCCTATCGACCTGTATTATTGCCCCCTTGATCCTGTATCGTCTTCTGCAACGCTGGCCTCAAACCGATCAGGAAAAGATCTGAACGATTTGCCCAACAACGTTGAAGAGAACCTCCCATGACCATCAGTCCCGACAATATCGTCTTCTGGCAATGGGGCTTGTTTTCCCTCAATGCCACCATCGCATACACCTGGGGGGTCATGGCCCTGCTGACCCTCATTTCATGGTTGGTGACGCGCCGCTTGTCCACGGGAACTCGGCTGTCGCGCTGGCAAAATCTGCTGGAGGTTCTGGTGACCGGTATCCGCGATCATGTTCGCGATATCAGTCAGCAGGATCCGGGCAAATACCTGCCATTCGTGGGGACCCTGTTTCTCTACATCGCCATGGCCAATTTGCTCAACGTCGTTCCCGGCTACATGGCGCCCACCGGCTCCCTGTCCACGACGACCGCCCTGGCCATTTGCGTATTCGTCGCCGTGCCCATTTACGGCATCTTCTCCGAAGGACTGGGGACTTACTTGAAACAATACGTCAAACCCACCTGGATCATGCTGCCTTTCAATATCATCGGCGAATTTTCGCGCACCCTGGCCCTGGCGGTGCGTCTCTACGGCAACATCATGAGTGGAACGGTGATCGCCGCCATCCTGCTCAGCATCGCCCCCTACTTTTTCCCCATCGTCATGCAGCTACTGGGGTTGCTGACCGGGATGATTCAAGCCTATATTTTCGCCGTTCTGGCCATGGTCTATATCGCATCCGCCACCTCGGCCCATCGGCAAGCCGAACAAAACGATCGGCAACCGGAAACGGACGGTTCAAGCTAAAACCACCGCCAATCCCATCAACCCATTTCAATCAGGGGAGACTCATCCATGGACATCGACTGGATCACGGTTTCGGCGCAAATCGTCAACTTCCTGATCCTGGTCTGGCTGTTGAAACACTTTTTGTACCAACCGATCATCCGCGCCATGGACCGCCGCGAACAGCGCATCACCGACCAATTGATCGAAGCCCGGGAACGGGAACGTCAAGCCGACGCATCGGCGAAGCGATTCGAGGAAAAAATCCGGGAATTGGAAGATGAACGGGAACAAACCTTAGCCAAGGCCAAGGAGGAAGCCGAACAACAAAAAAAACAGATGCTCGATCGAATCCGGCAAGAAGTGGCCGAAACCCGTGCCGATTGGCAGCGTCAGGTCCTGCATGAGAAAAAGGCGTTTTTGGACAAGCTGCGCCATGAAGGAACTAAAGCGATTCAAGCCATCGCACGCAAGGCATTGGGCGATCTCGCCAATGCCGAACTGGAAAAGCAAATCGTACTCGCCTTCCTGGAACGCCTCAATTCACTGGATGAAGCCGCGCGCAAGGCACTGACCGAAACTTCCGAGCCGGCGCAAATCGTCAGCTCCTTCGAGCTCGATCCCGACTTGCGCCAGCGGTTGACGAATGCGCTGAATGCCACCTTCGACGACGATATCGAGGTACGATTCGCACGGTCCGGCGATCTGATGTGCGGCATTAAACTCAGCCGCGGAGGCCAGCAGCTAGGCTGGAATCTCGACCAGTACTTGGATGATCTGGAAGGCCGTATCGAAGCACTGGTTAAGTCCCACGAACCCCCAAACAAGGGAGAGTGATCCGTTGCTGAACGAACTGCTCGACGACACCCTGACCGCCTTGTACTCGGCGACCGAAAGCGCCCCGCCATCCTTGCGCCTCCGCGAGACCGGGGTTTTGCTCCAGGTGGGCGGCGGCATCGCCCGGGTGAACGGGCTCCCGGGAATCACCTCGGAAGAATTGGTACGGTTTCAAGGCGGCCTGCTCGGCATCGCCATCAACCTGGAACCGGATGAAGTCGGCGTCATGCTACTGGGCGACAATGAAAACCTGACCGCCGGCATCGAGGCCTATCCCACCGGCCGCGAAGCGGACGCGCCCGTCGGCGAAGGATTGCTCGGTCGCGTGATCGATGCCACCGGACGTGTCCTCGATCGCGGCCGGCCACTCCCCATCGAAGAAAGATGGCCGATCGAGCGCCCCGCCCCCGGCATCATCGAGCGCGCGCCGGTCACCGTGCCCCTGGAAACCGGGATCAAAACCATCGACGCCTTGATTCCCATCGGCCGCGGTCAGCGCGAACTGATCGTGGGGGACCGCCAGACCGGAAAAACCTCGGTGGCCATGGATACCATCATCAATCAGCGCGACAAGGACGTGGTGTGTATCTACTGCGCCGTGGGGCAGCGCGGGACCGCCGTGGCCCGAGTGGTGGACACCCTGCGCAAGGAGAACGCCATCCAAAACACCATCGTAGTGGTGGCGTCGGACGCAGACCCGCCGGGGCTTCGCTTCATCACTCCCTATGCCGCCACCACCATGGCCGAATATTTCATGGAACAAGGTCGCGATGCGCTCATCGTCTACGACGATCTCACCCGCCATGCGCGGGCCTACCGCGAACTGTCGCTGCTTTTGCAACGCCCGCCGGGCCGGGAAGCCTATCCGGGAGATATCTTCTATATCCATTCCCGCCTACTCGAGCGCGCCACCCATCTGCGCCGGGAGCACGGCGGCGGTTCGCTGACCGCGCTGCCCATCATCGAAACCCAGGCCCAGGACATCTCGGCGTATATCCCCACCAACCTGATTTCCATCACCGACGGGCAGATATACCTCTCGCCGACCCTGTTTCACAAGGGCTTGCTGCCCGCCATCGACGTGGGCAAGTCGGTGTCCCGGGTGGGAGGGAAAACCCAATACCCGGCTTTCCGGAGCGTGGCCGGAGATCTCAGGCTGTCCTACTCCCAATTCGAGGAACTGGAAACCTTCGCCCGCTTCGCCACTCGCTTGGACGAGGATACCCGGGCCACCATCGAGCACGGCCGCCGGGTTCGCGAGATTCTAAAGCAAAACGAGCACCATCCCTTGCGCGCCAGCGAACAGATGGCCGCGCTCAAAGCGGTCAACGCCGGCCTGTTCGACGACCTGCCGCTGGCGCAAGCGAGCGATGTCGAGGCGGCGATCCAGAAACGCGTGCTCGACCGATTGCCCCAGCTCTGCGAGCGCATGGAATCGGGCCAAAAACTGGATGATTCGCAGTGGCAAGAAGTCCTGAATATCGCCAGCGAAGTCATCGACGAAATCCGTAGCCAGCCCCATGGCTAAGAGTCCGTTTCAAACTCGTGCGAGGGTCAGGGAAGGCGAAGGTGTCGCGAAGCCCCCTCTCCCGCTGGCGGGAGAGGGATGGGGTGAGTGTGGTTTAAATAAAAATGTCTTTCATTTCAATCAGATCCACCCTCTTCCCAACCTTCTCCCTCCAGGAGGGAGAAGGGACTCATGCTGTTGCAGCATCCTCGCCAACGGGAGAGCAACCGTGTTTAAAGTCAAGTGTTTTGTGACTGCCAAGGGGTATTATTTTTCAACATGGCATTCATGATGGTGAGCAACTTCCTCATGCAGGCGACGATGACGACCTTGGGCGGTTTGCCGGCGTTTTTGAGGCGTTCTGCAAAGGCGCGGATGACCGCATTACAGCGTATCGCCGAGATCGTGGCCATGTATAGCACGGCGCGAACCTCGGAGCGACCACCCCAGATGAAGCGCTTGCCGCGATACTGGCCACTGTCGTTGGCCATCGGCGCCACGCCGACCAGCGCGGCAATCTCGCGCCGGTTGAGGGTGCCCAGCTCCGGGCATTTTGCCAGCAACGTGACAATGGTCACCGAACCGACGCCGGGAATGCTCTTGAGCAGATCGTCCTTGGCCCGCCAGGCGTCCGACTCGCGCAACCGCCGGGTCAGGTCCCGGTCGTTCTGGTCAATCTGCTTGTCCAGCCAGGCGATATGCTTTTTCAGACTGGTTTGCAGCGGTTTCGTCGTGGCTCCCTTCAATCGGAGGACCTCTTGAACCCGGATGCCGATCAACTGCCGCCGCCGGTCCACCAGATCGTCCAACGCGCGGGTGTCCGCATCCTTGAGCGGACGCGCCTGGGGACGGATGGCCCGGGCAAACGCCGCCAGCACCCCGGCATCCACCCGATCGGTCTTGGCCAGCCGGCCACTGGCCTTGGCAAAGTCGCGCACCTGGCGCGGATTGACCACCGCCACCGGCAATTCCTTACCCGCCAAGGCAGACGCAATCTGGGTTTCCAAACCGCCGGTGGCCTCGATGACGATCAAGGTCGGCCCGATCTCTTGCAACTGCAAAACCAGCTGATCGATCCCCTTGGCATCGTAGGCCACCTGCCATACCTGACCTTGAGGCTCGACCGCCCCATCCAGCGTCGCTTTCGACACGTCAATACCAACAAACTGTTCTGCATTCATTTCGTTCATGATTCCCAACCTTGCAAAAATACGGGCTTATCTGCCCAAGCAACCGTCCGGGGTATCCATGAAAACCGGTGCGACGCTCATCGCTCTCCCACGGGCTTGGTGTCCCAAGGGAGTTTCGAACTGCCGCACCGGGCCAGACATAAACCTACTCAAACAACCACTGTCCAGCAACACAAAACATACAAAGGGAGGTTACTTGAGCCGTTTCCGAACGAAAAGGGGATTAAGGGGATATCGTGCTTCGTAGGCTTGCACGGTATGTCGAGTTTTGAAACAGACTGTAAGTAGCAATCTGATGGAATCTCTGGAACAACTTCACAAGCAATTGGACAGCCTCGACGAGCTGCGCACCATCGTCAAGACCATGAAGGCCTTATCGGCGGCAAGCATCCGTCAGTACGAGCAAGCGGTGGGCGCCCTTGCCGGCTACTACCGAACCGTGGAGCGGGGATTGTTCGTGGTGTTGAAAGATAGGCCATATCCTCCCGCCTTTTCTTCCCGCCGCGCCGGCGAACCCCACCGTCTCGCCGCCATCGTGTTCGGCTCCGATCATGGTTTGTGCGGGCGCTTCAATGAGGAAATCGCAAGCTACGCCGTGCAGCGAATGGCCTCTGCCCCCGCAAAAGCGAGGAACCGCCTGGTACTGGCCGCGGGCGGACGGGTCGCGGCCAGCTTGGAAGCCGAGGGGGAAACCATCGAAGAAGATTTCTTGGTTCCCGGTTCGGCTTCCCAGATCACCGCAACGGTGCAACAAATTCTCCTCAAGATCGATGAATGGCGCGAACAAGCCGGGGTGGATTACGTCTACCTGTTCTACAACCGCCACGCCGGCGGCGGCGGTTATCATCCCACCGGGGTCGCTTTGCTGCCTCTGAATCTCCGCCGCTTCCACCATCTTCGGGAAGAAACCTGGCCCGCACGCAGTCTGCCTATTTTCACCATGGACCGCGACCGGCTGCTCAGCCGCCTGCTCCATCAGTATCTGTTCGTTTCCGTCTTCCGCGCCTGCGCCGAATCTCAAGCCAGCGAACACGCCAGCCGGCTGGCGGCCATGCAATCGGCACAACGCAACCTGGACGATCGGTTGGAGGAAGTCACCATACGCTTCCGCCGCGCCCGTCAAAACACGATCACCGCCGAACTGCTCGACGTGGTCTCGGGCTTCAAGGCGATCACGGCAGAGCGGAAATAACCCATGGACTTCAAACAGCATCCCTCTACCGACTTCAAGGGCATCGATCAGTTGGACAAAAAAGCGGCGGCAGAGGAGATCGAAGCCCTGCGGGAGGGCATCCATTACCACGACCATCTCTACTATGTGAAGAACCGGCCCGAGATATCCGACGCCGTCTACGACCGCTTGTTTCAACGCCTGATGGATCTGGAAACCGCTTTTCCCGATCTGAAAACTCCCGATTCCCCCACCGCTCGCGTCGGCGCCGAACCGGTCGACAAGCTGAAAAAAGTGCGCCATACCGCCGCCATGCTCAGCCTTCAGGCCACCCTGGACCGGTCCGATATCGAATCGTTTCTGGAAACCGCGCGCAGCAAAGCTCGACAGGAAACTGTCCGTTGCTGCCTGGAACCTAAGTTCGACGGACTCTCGGTGGAGGTGGTCTACGAGCGCGGCCGCTTCCAATATGGCGCCACCCGCGGCAACGGCGAGGTAGGCGAAGATATCTCTCATAACCTGAAGACCATTCATACTTTGCCCCTGGCGTTGCAAGACAGGAAACACGCCCCCGGATCGCTTGCCGTGCGGGGGGAAGTATTCATGCCCAAGCCCGGGTTCGTGGCCTTGAACCGCCAACGCGTGGAACACGGCGAAGAACCGTTCGCCAATCCCCGCAACGCGGCCGCCGGCCTGATGCGGCAATTCGAATCGCGCCAGGTCGCGGACAAGCCGCTGGCTATCTTTTTCTACGAGATCCTGACCACCGACGGCGACTTGCCGCCAACCCACCGGGAAACCCTGCAGCGCTTGTCCGACTGGGACCTCAAGACAGCGCCCCTGAACACGACCGCCTCTTCACTCAAAGAAATTCAAGAGTATCA from Methylohalobius crimeensis 10Ki harbors:
- a CDS encoding F0F1 ATP synthase subunit A, with the translated sequence MTISPDNIVFWQWGLFSLNATIAYTWGVMALLTLISWLVTRRLSTGTRLSRWQNLLEVLVTGIRDHVRDISQQDPGKYLPFVGTLFLYIAMANLLNVVPGYMAPTGSLSTTTALAICVFVAVPIYGIFSEGLGTYLKQYVKPTWIMLPFNIIGEFSRTLALAVRLYGNIMSGTVIAAILLSIAPYFFPIVMQLLGLLTGMIQAYIFAVLAMVYIASATSAHRQAEQNDRQPETDGSS
- a CDS encoding cation:proton antiporter — protein: MTEEISTHTIWTLLLGLTVIASGLIEAGFTRLRIPALVGYLLLGLLLRFIDSRWGILDPPTRNAVQFLADIGVVALLFRVGLQSHPGALARKLPQAMKIWLGDVSGSALLGFVTSYYLLEFALIPSLIIATALTATSVGVSVAAWQSRYAIDSDNGRLLVDVAELDDISAVALMALLFVLIPTLHDAKTGVVSTLAATGASFAAKFVLFIAGCYLFSRYVEPWLTHFTAHREPKPQRMLTVIGVGFVIAALANWLGFSLAIGALFAGLVFSRDPKAIQTEKSFIDIYAFVTPFFFINIGLGVNPGQIVAGTGLGLILLLAAAAGKFIGAGTPALITSGATGAVLIGISMIPRAEITMIVIHQAQRLGNWALPQEIYAGIVFVSLSTCIIAPLILYRLLQRWPQTDQEKI
- a CDS encoding F0F1 ATP synthase subunit gamma; amino-acid sequence: MKQTVSSNLMESLEQLHKQLDSLDELRTIVKTMKALSAASIRQYEQAVGALAGYYRTVERGLFVVLKDRPYPPAFSSRRAGEPHRLAAIVFGSDHGLCGRFNEEIASYAVQRMASAPAKARNRLVLAAGGRVAASLEAEGETIEEDFLVPGSASQITATVQQILLKIDEWREQAGVDYVYLFYNRHAGGGGYHPTGVALLPLNLRRFHHLREETWPARSLPIFTMDRDRLLSRLLHQYLFVSVFRACAESQASEHASRLAAMQSAQRNLDDRLEEVTIRFRRARQNTITAELLDVVSGFKAITAERK
- a CDS encoding F0F1 ATP synthase subunit B family protein, with the translated sequence MDIDWITVSAQIVNFLILVWLLKHFLYQPIIRAMDRREQRITDQLIEARERERQADASAKRFEEKIRELEDEREQTLAKAKEEAEQQKKQMLDRIRQEVAETRADWQRQVLHEKKAFLDKLRHEGTKAIQAIARKALGDLANAELEKQIVLAFLERLNSLDEAARKALTETSEPAQIVSSFELDPDLRQRLTNALNATFDDDIEVRFARSGDLMCGIKLSRGGQQLGWNLDQYLDDLEGRIEALVKSHEPPNKGE
- a CDS encoding F0F1 ATP synthase subunit epsilon; its protein translation is MTDHASGHPDSPAGQPGRTHAVRPKGAEHQTIRLQILLPTEVLVDEEVGKIVAEAENGFFCLLPRHIDFVTALVPGVLCFCFKEGEENFAAVDEGVLVKRGREVFVSTFNGVRGSDLRQLQTLVEERFLALNEHERKVRSALARLEAGTLRGFFELQERMHE
- a CDS encoding alternate F1F0 ATPase, F1 subunit alpha; translated protein: MLNELLDDTLTALYSATESAPPSLRLRETGVLLQVGGGIARVNGLPGITSEELVRFQGGLLGIAINLEPDEVGVMLLGDNENLTAGIEAYPTGREADAPVGEGLLGRVIDATGRVLDRGRPLPIEERWPIERPAPGIIERAPVTVPLETGIKTIDALIPIGRGQRELIVGDRQTGKTSVAMDTIINQRDKDVVCIYCAVGQRGTAVARVVDTLRKENAIQNTIVVVASDADPPGLRFITPYAATTMAEYFMEQGRDALIVYDDLTRHARAYRELSLLLQRPPGREAYPGDIFYIHSRLLERATHLRREHGGGSLTALPIIETQAQDISAYIPTNLISITDGQIYLSPTLFHKGLLPAIDVGKSVSRVGGKTQYPAFRSVAGDLRLSYSQFEELETFARFATRLDEDTRATIEHGRRVREILKQNEHHPLRASEQMAALKAVNAGLFDDLPLAQASDVEAAIQKRVLDRLPQLCERMESGQKLDDSQWQEVLNIASEVIDEIRSQPHG
- a CDS encoding IS110 family RNA-guided transposase, whose product is MNAEQFVGIDVSKATLDGAVEPQGQVWQVAYDAKGIDQLVLQLQEIGPTLIVIEATGGLETQIASALAGKELPVAVVNPRQVRDFAKASGRLAKTDRVDAGVLAAFARAIRPQARPLKDADTRALDDLVDRRRQLIGIRVQEVLRLKGATTKPLQTSLKKHIAWLDKQIDQNDRDLTRRLRESDAWRAKDDLLKSIPGVGSVTIVTLLAKCPELGTLNRREIAALVGVAPMANDSGQYRGKRFIWGGRSEVRAVLYMATISAIRCNAVIRAFAERLKNAGKPPKVVIVACMRKLLTIMNAMLKNNTPWQSQNT